One genomic window of Brevundimonas vesicularis includes the following:
- the pgm gene encoding phosphoglucomutase (alpha-D-glucose-1,6-bisphosphate-dependent), with protein MHDRAGTTARPEDLIDLDALLGAYETTRPDMGDPQQRVVFGTSGHRGSSLDGAFNQAHILAIAQAIAEYRAAQGVDGPLFLGRDTHGLSEPAFRTTLEVLIANGVEVLIDARDGFTPTPAVSHAILTHNRTNSREADGVLITPSHNPPRDGGIKYNPPSGGPAGGEATSAIAARANQLIENGLTEVHRVPFAQAHAAAGRFDYLAAYVDDLPSVLDLDAIRNAGVRIGADPLGGAAVAYWGEIAERHRLDLTVVNDAVDPRWALMPLDADGKIRMDCSSPSAMAGLIGMMKGGSAYDVAFGNDADADRHGIVTPDAGLMNPNHFLAAAIAYLFANRPGWGADVAVGKTLVSSSMIDRVVASLGRRLLEVPVGFKHFVPGLLDGTVGFGGEESAGASFLRHDGTVWTTDKDGILLCLLAAEIQARTGQSANQLYAGLTDQFGAPAYARVDAPANRTEKALLAALSPSDVTATTLAGQPITDILTKAPGNGEAIGGLKVVTADAWFAARPSGTEDVYKIYAESFLGPDHLAQVQDEARAVVATALAG; from the coding sequence ATGCACGACCGCGCCGGCACGACCGCACGCCCCGAAGACCTGATCGATCTCGACGCCCTGCTCGGCGCCTATGAGACGACCCGGCCCGACATGGGCGATCCGCAGCAGCGGGTCGTCTTCGGCACGTCCGGCCACCGGGGATCCAGCCTGGACGGCGCCTTCAACCAGGCTCACATCCTGGCCATCGCCCAGGCGATCGCCGAATACCGCGCAGCCCAGGGCGTCGACGGCCCGCTGTTTCTCGGTCGCGACACCCACGGCCTGTCCGAACCGGCCTTCCGCACGACGCTGGAAGTGCTGATCGCCAATGGGGTCGAGGTGCTGATCGACGCCCGCGACGGCTTCACCCCCACGCCGGCGGTGTCGCACGCCATCCTGACGCACAACCGCACGAATAGCCGGGAGGCGGACGGCGTCCTGATCACACCGTCGCACAATCCGCCCCGCGACGGCGGCATCAAATACAATCCCCCCTCCGGCGGTCCGGCCGGGGGCGAGGCCACATCCGCCATCGCCGCCCGCGCCAACCAGTTGATCGAAAACGGCCTGACCGAGGTCCATCGCGTCCCCTTCGCCCAGGCGCATGCGGCGGCGGGCCGGTTCGACTACCTAGCCGCCTATGTCGACGATCTGCCCAGCGTTCTCGACCTGGACGCCATCCGCAACGCCGGCGTCCGCATCGGCGCCGATCCGCTGGGCGGTGCGGCCGTGGCCTATTGGGGCGAGATCGCTGAACGTCACCGGCTGGACCTGACTGTCGTCAACGACGCCGTCGATCCTCGCTGGGCGCTCATGCCGCTGGACGCCGACGGCAAGATCCGCATGGACTGCTCATCGCCCAGCGCCATGGCCGGTCTGATCGGCATGATGAAAGGCGGCTCAGCCTATGACGTCGCCTTCGGCAACGACGCCGACGCGGATCGCCACGGCATCGTGACCCCTGACGCCGGCCTGATGAACCCCAACCATTTCCTGGCCGCCGCCATCGCCTATCTGTTCGCCAACCGCCCCGGCTGGGGTGCGGACGTCGCGGTGGGCAAGACCCTGGTCTCATCGTCCATGATCGACCGGGTCGTCGCCAGCCTGGGTCGCCGCCTGCTGGAAGTTCCCGTCGGCTTCAAACATTTCGTGCCCGGCCTGCTGGACGGCACGGTCGGTTTCGGCGGAGAGGAATCCGCCGGGGCGTCCTTCCTGCGCCACGACGGCACGGTGTGGACGACCGACAAGGACGGCATCCTCCTGTGCCTGCTGGCCGCCGAAATCCAGGCCCGCACGGGCCAGAGCGCCAACCAACTCTACGCCGGCCTGACCGACCAGTTCGGCGCCCCCGCCTATGCCCGCGTCGACGCCCCGGCCAATCGCACCGAGAAAGCCCTGCTTGCTGCGCTCAGCCCCTCGGACGTGACCGCGACCACCCTGGCCGGTCAGCCAATCACCGACATCCTGACGAAGGCCCCCGGCAACGGCGAGGCCATCGGCGGGCTGAAGGTCGTCACCGCCGACGCCTGGTTCGCCGCCCGCCCCTCGGGCACCGAGGACGTCTACAAGATCTACGCCGAATCCTTCCTCGGCCCCGACCACCTCGCTCAGGTTCAGGACGAGGCCAGGGCCGTGGTGGCGACCGCGCTGGCGGGCTAG
- a CDS encoding retropepsin-like aspartic protease, which produces MSSVLQEGCDIAPLARIAATVHVRSMRRRDLLIRLGLVAGGAGGAWWLRDHVVWRGPTVAFAANGSSGWLPYAEPRAPTPTVEVTVNGQPVRALIDSGAQYSVIDRSLVERLGLTNVFNIPMVAYGVGGDAQVGRGTTLDVAIGGLRLTGLRAAILGLGPLAGDQGLGAALILGQDVLRELVLELDTAEHRVRFLPREGWTPPSSLKPVPVTRAGKALLAGITLEGATVNAVIDTGASAVLAVTRETAEAAGLLDGRERTPGQSIVLGGTVRAETVVVRTLTIGDELYRQATVAIYDDVAVPGFPKALVGMAAFENRWLALDLGGPGLFVERPMEITVGA; this is translated from the coding sequence ATGTCATCGGTCCTGCAAGAGGGTTGCGACATCGCCCCGCTGGCGCGGATCGCTGCGACGGTCCATGTCAGGAGCATGAGACGACGCGATCTTCTGATCCGGCTGGGGCTGGTCGCCGGCGGCGCAGGCGGGGCCTGGTGGCTGCGCGACCATGTGGTCTGGCGCGGGCCGACGGTCGCCTTCGCGGCGAACGGCTCCAGCGGCTGGCTGCCCTATGCCGAGCCGCGCGCGCCGACCCCGACGGTCGAGGTGACCGTGAACGGACAGCCGGTGCGCGCCCTGATCGATTCCGGGGCGCAGTATTCGGTCATCGATCGGTCGCTGGTCGAGCGGCTGGGCCTGACCAATGTCTTCAACATCCCGATGGTGGCTTACGGCGTCGGCGGCGACGCCCAGGTCGGACGCGGGACGACGCTGGATGTGGCGATCGGCGGCTTGCGGCTGACCGGATTGCGCGCTGCGATCCTCGGCCTGGGGCCGCTGGCCGGCGATCAAGGATTGGGCGCGGCGCTGATCCTGGGACAGGACGTGCTGCGCGAACTGGTGCTGGAGCTGGACACGGCGGAGCATCGGGTCCGGTTCCTGCCGCGCGAGGGCTGGACGCCGCCGTCGTCGCTAAAACCCGTGCCGGTGACACGGGCCGGTAAGGCGCTGCTGGCGGGCATCACCCTGGAAGGGGCGACGGTCAATGCGGTGATCGACACCGGCGCCTCGGCCGTGCTGGCCGTCACGCGCGAGACGGCCGAGGCCGCCGGCCTGCTGGATGGACGCGAACGCACGCCGGGCCAGAGCATCGTCCTGGGCGGCACGGTGCGCGCCGAGACCGTCGTCGTGCGCACCCTGACCATCGGCGACGAACTGTATCGTCAGGCGACGGTCGCCATCTATGACGACGTCGCCGTGCCGGGCTTCCCCAAGGCCCTGGTCGGCATGGCCGCGTTCGAGAACCGCTGGCTTGCGCTGGACCTGGGCGGCCCCGGCCTGTTCGTCGAACGGCCGATGGAGATCACGGTCGGCGCCTGA
- the thrC gene encoding threonine synthase, whose product MTTPPRLATTIGVMSTSSARYVSTRGQSPETDFTDALLRGIAPDGGLYMPTAWPSLSPDSWTGKADYKSIALQAIAPFIGDALPDGALDRALDRLTAGFDHPLVTPLVELEPGLFVLELFHGPTAAFKDLAMQLVASLTDEALAASGERLTILTATSGDTGAAAVRAFAGAKSVDLVVLHPLDRVSPVQRKQMTTVEADNVLNLAVRGDFDDCQRLVKGLLADEALRERGRLSSVNSINWARLAGQIPYYVSATAQLGDAATFVVPTGNFGDAFAGIAATKMGLPSNGFVAAVNQNDALARALNDGLYSRRPAVESGSVSMDVQAPSNFERLVFEATGRNAQATRTVFETFARDGAIAFDPDLLAALRDQVSAVSIDEDETRAEIAHAYEAWARVVCPHTAVALAAARRQNRSKGPVVALSTAHPSKFGDFVLNVLGFEPEPATVIAALGDKQERMKVVDADLAAILSLIRF is encoded by the coding sequence GTGACGACGCCGCCTCGTCTGGCTACGACCATCGGCGTCATGAGCACCTCCAGCGCCCGCTACGTCTCGACCCGAGGCCAATCGCCCGAAACGGATTTCACCGACGCCCTGCTGCGCGGCATCGCGCCCGACGGCGGCCTCTATATGCCGACCGCCTGGCCCAGCCTGTCGCCCGACAGCTGGACTGGAAAGGCCGACTACAAGTCCATCGCGCTGCAAGCCATCGCCCCCTTCATCGGCGACGCCCTGCCCGACGGCGCGCTGGACCGCGCGCTGGACCGACTGACCGCCGGTTTCGATCATCCGCTGGTCACGCCTCTGGTCGAACTGGAGCCGGGGCTGTTCGTGCTGGAGCTGTTTCACGGCCCGACCGCCGCCTTTAAGGACCTGGCGATGCAGTTGGTCGCCAGCCTGACGGACGAGGCCCTGGCCGCCTCAGGCGAGCGTCTGACCATTCTGACCGCCACCTCAGGCGACACCGGCGCCGCCGCCGTACGCGCGTTCGCCGGCGCCAAGTCCGTCGATCTGGTCGTGCTCCACCCGCTGGACCGCGTCTCGCCGGTTCAACGCAAACAGATGACGACGGTCGAGGCGGACAATGTCTTGAACCTGGCCGTGCGCGGTGATTTCGACGACTGCCAGCGTCTGGTGAAGGGCTTGCTGGCCGACGAGGCCTTGCGCGAACGCGGCCGCCTGTCTTCCGTCAATTCGATCAACTGGGCGCGGCTCGCGGGCCAGATTCCCTACTATGTCTCCGCCACGGCCCAGCTGGGCGACGCCGCGACCTTCGTCGTGCCGACCGGCAACTTCGGCGACGCCTTCGCCGGCATCGCGGCCACGAAGATGGGCCTGCCGTCGAACGGCTTCGTCGCGGCCGTGAACCAGAACGACGCCTTGGCCCGCGCCCTCAACGACGGCCTGTATTCACGCCGTCCGGCGGTCGAAAGCGGCAGCGTGTCCATGGATGTGCAGGCGCCGTCCAACTTCGAGCGTCTGGTGTTCGAGGCGACGGGCCGCAACGCCCAGGCGACCCGCACGGTTTTCGAAACCTTCGCCCGCGACGGCGCCATCGCCTTCGATCCGGACCTTCTCGCCGCCCTACGTGACCAGGTCTCGGCGGTCTCCATTGACGAGGATGAGACGCGCGCCGAGATCGCCCACGCCTATGAGGCCTGGGCCCGTGTCGTGTGCCCGCACACGGCCGTGGCGCTGGCCGCCGCGCGTCGGCAAAACCGCTCGAAAGGCCCCGTCGTCGCCCTGTCCACCGCCCATCCGTCCAAGTTCGGCGATTTCGTCTTGAACGTCTTGGGCTTTGAACCCGAACCCGCAACCGTCATCGCCGCCTTGGGCGATAAGCAGGAACGGATGAAGGTGGTCGATGCCGATCTGGCCGCCATCCTGTCCCTAATCAGATTTTAG
- a CDS encoding CsbD family protein, with product MTDETINGAASQAQGKFQKGVGTLVGDQKLQVEGAYNDAKGRSLETFGKAMDSVDRLVEKVPVDYRDKARTVAAEARKRPLVTTLSVAGVGLLLLRALTGGGRR from the coding sequence ATGACTGACGAAACCATCAACGGCGCCGCCTCGCAGGCGCAAGGCAAGTTCCAAAAAGGCGTCGGCACGCTGGTCGGCGACCAGAAGCTGCAGGTCGAAGGCGCCTACAACGACGCCAAGGGCCGCTCGCTGGAAACCTTCGGTAAGGCGATGGATTCGGTCGATCGTCTGGTCGAGAAGGTCCCCGTCGACTACCGCGACAAGGCCCGCACCGTCGCCGCCGAGGCGCGCAAGCGTCCGCTGGTCACGACCCTGTCGGTCGCCGGCGTCGGCCTGCTTCTGCTGCGCGCCCTCACCGGCGGCGGTCGTCGCTAG
- the thrB gene encoding homoserine kinase yields MAVFTRVSIADAKAFLAGYDIGEVVELTAIAEGVENTNYRLDTTRGRFVLTLFEGRTDEASLPFCLGLTAHLAARGFPCPTPIEDRSGAWLRRLNGRAAAVIEWKTGAWLRTPSSADQAAAGAVLARLHLTAADFELERANPVGPAMWRRLADRCVEGEGRASDADRALIRQVQSTLARLGDPFTDDLPGGAIHADYFPDNVLFEDGAVSAVIDFYFGCTGAFAYDLAIALSAWGFDAEGRAMPDALAAFQRGYESVRPLNGAEREALPRLGEAAALRFTVTRLHDRIFHDPANLVTPKDPAVFLRRMDHWRSTEPA; encoded by the coding sequence ATGGCCGTCTTCACCCGCGTTTCCATCGCCGACGCCAAGGCCTTCCTGGCCGGCTACGACATCGGCGAGGTGGTCGAACTGACGGCCATCGCCGAGGGGGTGGAGAACACCAACTATCGCCTGGATACGACGCGCGGCCGGTTTGTGCTGACCCTTTTCGAGGGGCGGACGGACGAGGCCTCGCTGCCCTTCTGTCTGGGGCTGACGGCGCATCTGGCGGCGCGCGGCTTTCCTTGCCCGACGCCGATCGAGGACCGGTCTGGAGCGTGGCTCAGGCGGTTGAACGGCCGGGCGGCGGCGGTGATCGAATGGAAGACCGGCGCCTGGCTGCGCACGCCGTCATCGGCCGATCAGGCGGCGGCGGGGGCGGTGCTGGCGCGGCTTCACCTGACGGCGGCTGACTTCGAGCTGGAACGCGCCAATCCGGTCGGGCCGGCCATGTGGCGAAGGCTGGCCGATCGCTGCGTCGAGGGGGAAGGGCGGGCGTCCGACGCGGATCGCGCGCTGATTAGACAGGTCCAGTCGACGCTGGCGCGGCTGGGCGATCCCTTTACAGACGATCTGCCGGGCGGGGCGATCCATGCCGACTATTTCCCCGACAATGTGCTGTTCGAGGACGGCGCCGTGTCAGCGGTGATCGACTTCTATTTCGGCTGCACGGGCGCCTTCGCCTATGACTTGGCCATCGCCCTGTCCGCCTGGGGCTTCGACGCCGAGGGGCGGGCCATGCCTGACGCGCTGGCGGCGTTTCAGCGCGGCTATGAATCCGTGCGGCCGCTTAACGGCGCGGAGCGGGAGGCCCTGCCGCGTCTGGGCGAAGCGGCGGCCCTGCGGTTCACTGTGACCCGGCTGCACGACCGCATTTTCCACGATCCCGCCAATCTGGTGACGCCCAAGGATCCGGCGGTTTTCCTGCGTCGGATGGACCATTGGCGCTCGACCGAACCGGCCTGA
- a CDS encoding homoserine dehydrogenase gives MSAQLAVVEKSESLDPSSQPSPDLVGPEVVVLKFGSSILRSPAEAPLVASAVYGHVRAGRKVVAVVSAFGGATDRLLGEARALGLAHSNDLLPGYVALGEEKSAALVAIACDRIGLDACALSVRELGIVAEGEPEHSRPCGLRPDHLKQALDRHEVVVVPGFGAVRPDGTVALLGRGGSDLTAVFLAAELGLKKVRLVKDVDGLYDHDPNDKTAPALRYRRASWDVARKLGGALVQHDAIDLGESRGVEIEVAALDRADGTVIGDKSAPPGPAPALPPLKVAVAGCGVVGGGVLGKLLNDPRYEVVGVLVRNPKKARDVDCPGSLFTSNPADLWAKKPDIVLEALSEGEAGHAVIRAALEVGCDVASANKQAVSRDPGGLQELAKANGRRIFWSASVGGGSPMIETVRAARAAGEVVGFEAVLNGTVNFMLERLGDGAAFNEALADARAAGFAEEDPSSDLEGLDAAAKVRLLCHEAFGRSPDGDVPRDHLTEATSAAGGVRQIGAAHLKDGVIRPSVSLNADHGDPLFSTLRGEGNALKVYGADGRVWRCRGRGAGRWATTESIMADLVEIVRARRADAGLN, from the coding sequence ATGTCCGCCCAACTCGCCGTCGTAGAAAAATCCGAAAGCCTCGACCCCAGCAGTCAGCCATCACCTGACTTGGTTGGGCCCGAGGTCGTGGTGCTGAAGTTCGGCTCGTCCATCCTGCGCAGCCCGGCGGAGGCGCCGCTGGTCGCCTCGGCCGTCTATGGCCATGTGCGGGCGGGGCGGAAGGTGGTGGCGGTGGTCTCGGCCTTCGGCGGGGCGACGGACCGGTTGCTGGGCGAGGCGAGGGCGCTGGGCCTGGCCCATTCCAACGACCTGCTGCCCGGCTATGTGGCCTTGGGCGAGGAGAAATCGGCGGCTCTGGTCGCCATCGCCTGCGACCGGATCGGGCTGGACGCCTGCGCTCTGTCGGTCCGCGAACTGGGCATCGTGGCGGAGGGCGAGCCGGAGCATTCGCGCCCCTGCGGTCTGCGACCCGACCATCTGAAACAGGCGCTGGACCGGCACGAGGTGGTGGTTGTGCCCGGGTTCGGCGCGGTGCGGCCGGACGGCACGGTGGCCCTGCTGGGACGGGGCGGATCGGATCTGACGGCGGTTTTCCTGGCCGCTGAGCTGGGGCTGAAGAAGGTGCGGCTAGTCAAGGATGTGGACGGCCTCTACGACCACGACCCCAACGACAAGACGGCCCCGGCCCTGCGCTATCGCCGCGCGTCGTGGGACGTTGCGCGCAAGCTGGGCGGGGCGCTGGTCCAGCATGACGCCATCGACCTCGGCGAAAGCCGCGGGGTCGAGATCGAGGTGGCGGCCCTGGACCGCGCCGACGGCACGGTCATCGGCGACAAGTCGGCGCCGCCCGGCCCGGCGCCCGCCCTGCCGCCGCTGAAGGTCGCGGTCGCCGGATGCGGCGTCGTCGGCGGCGGCGTGCTGGGCAAGCTGCTCAATGATCCCCGCTACGAAGTCGTGGGCGTGCTCGTGCGCAACCCGAAAAAGGCCCGCGACGTCGACTGTCCGGGTTCGTTGTTCACCTCCAACCCGGCGGACCTGTGGGCCAAGAAGCCCGACATCGTGCTGGAGGCCCTTTCGGAAGGCGAGGCGGGCCATGCGGTGATCCGCGCCGCGCTCGAGGTCGGCTGCGATGTCGCCAGCGCCAACAAACAGGCGGTCAGTCGCGATCCGGGCGGGCTGCAAGAACTGGCGAAAGCCAACGGGCGGCGCATCTTCTGGTCGGCCTCGGTCGGCGGCGGATCGCCGATGATCGAGACGGTGCGCGCGGCCCGCGCGGCCGGCGAGGTGGTCGGCTTCGAGGCGGTGCTGAACGGCACGGTCAACTTCATGCTGGAACGGCTGGGCGACGGAGCGGCCTTCAACGAAGCTCTGGCGGACGCCCGGGCGGCGGGCTTTGCGGAGGAGGACCCGTCCTCGGATCTGGAAGGTCTGGATGCGGCGGCCAAGGTGCGGCTGCTGTGCCACGAGGCGTTCGGCCGGTCGCCCGACGGCGACGTGCCGCGCGATCACCTGACCGAGGCGACCTCGGCCGCCGGCGGGGTGCGCCAGATCGGCGCCGCCCATTTGAAGGACGGGGTGATCCGCCCGTCGGTGTCGCTGAACGCCGACCATGGCGATCCGCTGTTCTCGACCCTGCGCGGCGAGGGCAATGCGTTGAAGGTCTATGGCGCCGACGGCCGCGTCTGGCGCTGCCGGGGCCGGGGCGCCGGGCGTTGGGCTACGACCGAGAGCATCATGGCGGACCTGGTCGAGATCGTGCGTGCACGGCGCGCCGATGCGGGCCTAAACTAA
- the metX gene encoding homoserine O-succinyltransferase MetX — protein MTLAETTLLEDPDCRRATALPPVREPTRERGGARDVIVPIPADFRLASGEKLNQPNIVGRLHGRIGAPVVVVAGGISAGRFVHRTETNGLGWWSGAVSVRGPIDLSRLQVLAVDFAPGAEFLDAPVTITTQDQARLLALVLNHLKIERVAAFVGCSYGGMVGLAFAELFPDWAEQLIIVSAAHRAHPQATAWRGIQRRILQFAVAAGRPEEGVALARELAMTTYRTAEEFDDRFDTTAPAAVGGAYPVCDYLTARGQAYRTHTTPARWLSMSDSLDRHSVTPEAITTPVTLIGFTSDRLVPIDDIRELAARLPTLWRFVEAPSLYGHDAFLKEDAFVGDILRAALKDIKA, from the coding sequence ATGACCTTGGCCGAAACCACCCTGCTCGAAGACCCCGACTGTCGCCGCGCGACAGCCCTTCCCCCTGTCCGCGAACCGACGCGTGAGCGCGGCGGCGCCCGCGACGTCATCGTTCCCATTCCCGCCGATTTCCGCCTCGCCTCGGGCGAAAAACTGAACCAGCCCAATATCGTCGGCCGCCTGCATGGCCGGATCGGCGCTCCCGTCGTCGTCGTCGCCGGCGGCATCTCGGCCGGACGCTTCGTCCACCGGACGGAGACCAACGGCCTGGGCTGGTGGTCCGGCGCCGTATCCGTGCGCGGGCCCATCGACCTGAGCCGGCTTCAGGTCCTGGCGGTCGATTTCGCCCCCGGCGCCGAGTTCCTGGATGCGCCCGTCACCATCACCACCCAGGATCAGGCCCGCTTGCTGGCCCTGGTGCTGAACCATCTGAAGATCGAGCGCGTCGCCGCCTTCGTCGGCTGCTCCTATGGTGGCATGGTCGGCCTGGCCTTCGCCGAACTGTTCCCCGACTGGGCCGAGCAGCTGATCATCGTGTCGGCCGCCCACCGCGCCCATCCCCAGGCCACCGCCTGGCGCGGCATCCAGCGCCGCATCCTGCAGTTCGCCGTCGCCGCCGGCCGTCCCGAGGAAGGCGTCGCCCTGGCCCGCGAACTGGCCATGACCACCTATCGGACGGCCGAGGAGTTCGACGACCGCTTCGACACCACCGCGCCCGCGGCTGTCGGCGGTGCCTATCCCGTCTGCGACTATCTGACGGCGCGGGGCCAGGCCTACCGTACCCACACCACCCCGGCCCGCTGGCTGTCGATGTCCGATTCTCTGGATCGCCACAGCGTGACGCCGGAAGCCATCACGACCCCCGTCACTCTGATCGGCTTCACCTCCGACCGTCTGGTGCCGATCGACGACATCCGCGAACTGGCCGCGCGGTTGCCGACCCTGTGGCGCTTCGTCGAAGCGCCCTCGCTCTATGGCCACGACGCCTTTCTGAAGGAGGACGCCTTCGTCGGCGACATCCTCCGCGCCGCCTTGAAGGATATCAAAGCATGA
- the metB gene encoding cystathionine gamma-synthase, whose amino-acid sequence MTARPANPHTIAARTGVDTDTAHGAVMPPLYLSSNYSFAGFDQKRKYDYSRSGNPTRDVLAETLTELEGGAGCVITATGMAAVDLPLTLLKPGDLLIAPHDCYGGTCRLLNARARKGHFELLLVDQGDPVAFEAALALKPKLVLVETPSNPLLRLVDVADICTRAHAAGAKVVCDNTFLSPALQNPIKLGADFVVHSTTKFINGHSDVVGGAVISADAEDHQTLAWWANCTGVTGSPFDAYLTLRGVRTLFARIERQQATAGKIAEKLAAHPAVKAVHYPGLKSHPNHALVAAQQAGPGAMLSFELRGGTDAVRDLVETLEIFTLAESLGGVESLIAHPATMTHAAMTPEQRATAGIGDGLVRLSVGLEHVEDLIADLFPALDALVPATAAAA is encoded by the coding sequence ATGACCGCCCGTCCCGCTAATCCGCACACCATCGCCGCCCGCACGGGCGTGGATACGGACACGGCCCACGGCGCGGTCATGCCGCCGCTCTATCTGTCGTCCAACTATTCCTTCGCCGGCTTCGATCAGAAGCGGAAGTACGACTACAGCCGTTCGGGCAATCCGACCCGCGACGTGCTGGCCGAAACCCTGACCGAGCTGGAGGGCGGCGCCGGCTGCGTCATCACCGCCACCGGCATGGCCGCGGTTGACCTGCCGCTGACCCTGCTGAAGCCGGGCGACCTGCTGATCGCGCCGCACGACTGTTACGGCGGCACCTGTCGCCTGCTGAACGCCCGCGCCCGAAAGGGGCATTTCGAACTGCTGCTGGTCGATCAGGGCGATCCCGTCGCCTTCGAGGCCGCCCTGGCGCTGAAGCCCAAGCTGGTGCTGGTCGAGACCCCGTCCAACCCGCTGCTGCGTTTGGTCGACGTCGCTGACATCTGCACCCGCGCCCATGCGGCGGGCGCCAAGGTCGTGTGCGACAACACCTTCCTGTCGCCGGCGCTGCAAAACCCGATCAAACTGGGCGCCGACTTCGTGGTCCACTCGACGACCAAGTTCATCAACGGCCATTCCGACGTGGTCGGCGGCGCCGTCATCTCGGCCGACGCCGAGGACCACCAGACCCTGGCCTGGTGGGCCAACTGCACCGGCGTGACCGGCTCGCCGTTCGACGCCTATTTGACCCTGCGCGGCGTGCGCACCCTGTTCGCGCGCATCGAGCGGCAACAGGCCACGGCCGGCAAGATCGCCGAAAAGCTTGCCGCCCACCCGGCGGTGAAGGCCGTCCACTATCCGGGCCTGAAGTCGCACCCCAACCACGCCCTGGTCGCGGCCCAGCAGGCCGGCCCCGGCGCCATGCTCAGCTTCGAACTGCGAGGCGGCACGGACGCCGTGCGCGATCTGGTCGAGACGCTGGAGATCTTCACCCTGGCGGAATCGCTGGGCGGCGTCGAAAGCCTGATTGCCCACCCCGCCACCATGACCCACGCCGCCATGACGCCGGAACAGCGCGCGACGGCCGGCATCGGCGACGGCCTGGTGCGCCTGTCGGTGGGTCTGGAGCATGTCGAGGATCTGATCGCCGACCTGTTCCCGGCGCTGGACGCCCTCGTGCCCGCAACCGCTGCGGCCGCGTAA
- the carA gene encoding glutamine-hydrolyzing carbamoyl-phosphate synthase small subunit, protein MTTKILPGATGVLALADGTILQGVGVGAVGSALGEVVFNTAMTGYQEILTDPSYMSQILAFTFPHVGNVGTNVEDIEQMGGGSDTSARGAIFRDVPTDPANYRSDASFDDWMKRRGVVGLAGVDTRALTKIIRDKGAPHAVIAHDPDGNFDLEALVAQARGWTGLVGLDLAKPASTLQAFEWNEGLWDWPEGHPKTEGRKDVVVIDYGVKRNILRALASTGARITVVPATTTAEEVLARNPDGVVLSNGPGDPAATGEYAVPEIQKLVASGKPLMGICLGHQMLALALGAKTVKMDQGHHGANHPVKDLTTGKVEIVSMNHGFTVDRDSLPDAVTETHVSLFDGTNCGIAVKDKPIFSVQHHPEASPGPTDSLYLFDRFADLMGVR, encoded by the coding sequence ATGACGACGAAGATTCTTCCGGGCGCCACCGGCGTTCTCGCGCTCGCGGACGGTACGATCCTGCAGGGCGTCGGCGTGGGCGCGGTCGGCTCGGCCCTGGGCGAGGTGGTCTTCAACACCGCCATGACCGGCTATCAGGAAATCCTGACCGACCCGTCCTACATGAGCCAGATCCTGGCCTTCACCTTCCCGCACGTCGGCAATGTGGGGACCAATGTCGAAGACATCGAGCAGATGGGCGGCGGGTCCGACACCTCGGCGCGCGGCGCCATCTTCCGCGACGTGCCGACCGATCCGGCCAACTATCGCTCGGACGCCAGTTTCGACGACTGGATGAAGCGGCGCGGCGTCGTGGGTCTGGCCGGCGTCGACACCCGCGCCCTGACCAAGATCATCCGCGACAAGGGCGCGCCCCACGCCGTCATCGCCCACGACCCGGACGGAAACTTCGACCTGGAGGCCCTGGTCGCCCAGGCCAGGGGCTGGACCGGCCTGGTCGGTCTGGACCTGGCCAAGCCCGCCTCGACCTTGCAGGCGTTCGAATGGAACGAGGGCCTGTGGGACTGGCCTGAGGGTCACCCCAAGACCGAGGGCCGCAAGGACGTGGTGGTCATCGATTACGGCGTGAAGCGCAACATCCTGCGCGCCCTGGCCTCGACCGGCGCGCGCATCACCGTGGTCCCGGCGACGACGACGGCGGAAGAGGTTCTGGCCCGCAATCCCGACGGCGTGGTTCTGTCGAACGGACCGGGCGATCCGGCCGCGACGGGCGAATACGCCGTGCCTGAAATCCAGAAGCTGGTCGCCAGCGGCAAGCCGCTGATGGGCATCTGCCTGGGCCACCAGATGCTGGCCCTGGCGCTTGGCGCCAAGACGGTGAAGATGGATCAGGGCCACCACGGCGCCAACCATCCGGTCAAGGATTTGACCACCGGCAAGGTCGAGATCGTGTCGATGAACCACGGCTTCACCGTCGATCGCGACAGCCTGCCCGACGCCGTGACCGAGACCCACGTCAGCCTGTTCGACGGCACCAACTGCGGCATCGCCGTCAAGGACAAGCCGATCTTCAGCGTCCAGCACCACCCCGAGGCCTCGCCCGGGCCGACCGACAGCCTGTATCTGTTCGACCGGTTCGCCGATCTGATGGGCGTGCGCTGA